The Tachysurus vachellii isolate PV-2020 chromosome 19, HZAU_Pvac_v1, whole genome shotgun sequence genome segment TCGATCACTAAATGACTTGCATCTGTGTGCCGTTATAAATCTTAACTAGAGCATACACACGCCTGACAACCTTTAGTGAAATAGTTCCACAAAGTCACATCTGGCTTATTTTTCTGATACGGATGAAGAATTCCAGATGTTAACAGTGATCAGAAAATTACACCGCAAAATTCTGGATTAATGCTACAACAGTGACATCAAGCGGCCAAAAGTGTTATTGCAGCtgattgaaagaaagaaagaaagcaagaaagaaagaaagaaagaaagaaagaaagaaagaaagaaaatccttTGGGaaataatttatgtatttaatcatCATATGTACATGCACTTATCCGATCATgcagattttcacacatttttttgttgttgctagAATTAACCACATTAAATGACCCTGTTTGATGGACCCGAATGCATTTCATGGATTTTGATGCTTTTGTATCAAAGAAAATCTAGAATCACAGAAATCTAATCACGTAAATATAACTAGatatataaaaacaagcaaagacGTAGGCAGCATTAGTGAAGTAAGAAGTGGAGGCCTACAAAGGGCCACAAGATGATCAAGAAAAGCTGGTTTcacaatgtttatttaaagagaATCATGTCTGTGGTATGGACCtatgtgctaaaaaaaaaaaaaaaaaaaaaacacacaccttgtcTTGTCAAGCCGGTACCTGAGTGTGttgacattaaaaacaaaacaaaacaaaacaaaacaaaacaaaaacataaaggaTAGAGAAGAAGAGACTggactttccttttttttttttttgtcctcctaCTTTCCAAAGtacatgattaacatttaaaactatATTCATCCATTtaaatttatatctatatatttttgcaGGTTACATTATGGTTTAGATTAACCATAGTCTTATTGCTAGCAGTTGAAACAGCTTCCCAGACTGTATACTAGCTTGctaaatagtgtatatatatatatatatatatatatatatatatatatatatatatatatatatatatatatatccgttaaataagttaataagTATGGAATTGTTGTACACTAGTAAGGACGTAtgggcaaaaaataaaacatagctAATAATTAACCACTCCTCTCCTTCCAAAACCTTATGTTTATGCAAAAATATTCAGCAGTATTATCCAATGGGATGGCGGTATGATAATTATTGCTACCGGTGAGCGAAGAATCAGGGAAGCGCGAGgaagtttatttttctaatacAAAGAGAGCGGTATCGTGGAtcgatattaaaaaaaaaagagggaaaagcTGAGAAAATACCGATTATATCGTCTGTAGTAGTTTTTTCTTTAGAATGAGGTAGCGACACTGTGATGTAAGGAGTTGATAGTAGGTCAGGTGCTCCGTGTTTGTCTTTCACGAGACAGGTGTTGATATCAAACAGAAAACGGGACGCTCGCGCACACCGTGGAACAAAATGTCAGCATTGAGGCGAGAAAACAAGCTAGTAATAGGtgtataagtgttttttttaaagctgttagAGGTTCGCGAGGTGGCTGAGGTGATGGAGACCGAGTCGGTGAGGATGGAGTCGAGTGTGTGGCTCGGTAATAAACGGCAGCGCGCGCTGCTCAGCGGGTGGCGCTTCAGCTGGACCGAGCTGGACAAGAAGAACCGAGACAAAACCACCGGTAAGTATTGAATATGTTTCCCCTCACAGACGTCTTTCCTTCAGCTGTGCATGACTGATAATCCACCAATTTACACCATTAAATCTCATAACATGCATTttcccaaataaaaaaaaaagatccgaTTAATCCCTGAACTTTGCACGTGATTATACATTTGCACGTGATTTTCAAGCACGTCGGATatgttttacaattttttttttgaaggattTTCCATCCTTCGTGACTCGTAAAGGTTCTcgtgctatttttttttccgatttgttttattttcatatgattttattttgtcacgtgAACACACATTCGGCCAGTGATGACGTGGATTTGGATGCTTAAGCCATGCATGGCTGATAATCCACCAATTTACACCCTTAAATATCATGACATGCATTGTcccaaattaaaataaaagatccAATTAATCCCTGAACTTTGCACGTGATTTTCAAGCACGTCGGATatgttttacaaattttttttaatttaatttttgtatttttttttgaaggattTTCGATCCTTCGTGACTCGTAAACGTTCTCgtgctattttttgtttttgatttgttttatttttatatgatagtttttttttgtcacgtGCTCACGTGTTTTCACGTGATGACGTGGATTTGGATGCGGTTTTGCGTTAAAAGAAATGCAGCGTTTTAAAAAAGGGTgggtttaaatgttattttaaagtgtGGTAGGTTTTGTTTTGAAAGGTGTCGGAAAAGCGTATTGTGGTGtgatttattgtgttattgGTGATATGTACACACATTTACCTCAGCACTTTGAACTGTTTAATTAACTATTAAGATATTAATCAtcataatgtttatataaaaaaaaaagtcttgggTTGTGCTGATGCAAACGGTGTATCATCTGTCGTGTGTGTGGGTCTCAGTTTCAGTGCCTGTCTCTGAGGTGGTTGCAGTACAGGAGGGTCAGGTGGAGATCCTGCCACAGAAGAAAGTGAAGGACACCGAACGAGACTTCACGTGTAAGTTCCAGCCTGGCGATGAAGCCCGTACCACTAAGTTTTCCTAAAATACTTCACTTAactgtttcttcttctcttgtctgtctgtgccttAGTGTTCTATGTAAAGCGCAGTAAGACCAGTGGTGGAAAAGGGCCACTGTGGAGCCTGGGCAGGTCCCAGTTCTCTTGCCCCAGCCGTGACCTCAGGGATCAGTGGGTGACACAACTCCGAATTGCACTTAAAACCCACTGTGAGTCGAGCAGCACCACAAACCCGTTTATCCTCCCATCTTTTGCTTTTAATAGGTGTTCTCAGTTCGAGATGCCCGTatccccccccaccaccaccaccaccaccaccattccGACGTACTTTTTGTTCCTGTCAGGCCTCAATGCCAAAATGAGAAACATACTCAGTCATAGGTGTCACATATCATGTTATTTGGCACCCTTTATGTTTCCTTAATTTAACAGTGGCTGTGAAATACTGACACGTGTATGTCCATGGGCTCGGGCTACTGGGCTCATACCTTCTGACACTATAGGGGTTTAAAATGAACTGTACAATGAAGCTAGGAATGCAGTACAGtgggtttttatttcactttgctTATGgctgtacagaaacatttccaaAGTATAGggctttgttttcatttatttatttatttcagcttttGTTGGGTTGAGATAAAGAACAGCACACTGGATAAGATGTGTCAATTGCAATCACTTAGCATTGActgaagatattttttttccttttctcgcCACAAATTTTGCTTTCTAGCAACGAGGTACTTGTGCCAAGTTTATCAGGTTACTCGTATTGTAGAAAGACACCGTACTTCCTTCTTTTGTTATATTTACAGAGCACATTGTTTGCATTCTTCTTTGCTTCAATCACTGTTATTTATCCCCAAATGCGTCCAGATCTCCGTCTTTGTGTCGCCTGATAATTACAGCGACAACCGACACTAAGCTTAGGTCACATACTGTAGCAATACCATCACCTGGTGCTGGATGTTGGTGTCAGATTATTGCGATGTTGATGTTGGACTGATATCTGATAACTGTATTGATGCATCCCTAATCTagtgaataaatatatcaaggaataaaagtgttaaaaaaaaatggaaaaagttttgcaaataaattctAAACAACACGACGAGGCACGGTCCGGGatatttgaaatgaaaaatagaTGACTCATTTTAAGTGAAATGGTCAAAGTCACACATAAAcctttgtttttcctctctaCCAGGTCCCTCTCGCCCACACAGGTTGTTGGTGTTCATTAACCCCTACGGAGGGAAGAAAAAAGCGCAGCAGATCTATCACTCCACGGTGGCGCCTCTATTCGAGCTGGCCGGCATCAGCTCTCACGTTGTGGGTAAGCCGCGTGCGACACCACTCAGGTATCTAAGATGTTATCAAGTCTCACTGAGCCTGGCTCTCAAGTGACACGCCGTGGGTCTTTATCAAGAAGTGGGAAGGAAATAGAACCGGGTGAAAAAAGAAAGGGGGGAGAAAGCTGGATCAATTATTAAGCTGACCGAATTACCGTCGAAACCCAGGCGCTATCAACTGTATGAGCTCCTCGTTTAGTGAAAAGCTATCCACACCAGGTGCAGTCGCTTCAGAGCGGTGACAGTGTTTACGTTAAGTTTTCCGATTCTCTGAGGTTTCAATACTTACCTTTTTAAAACCTCTCGCTTTAGTGACCGAACGAGCCAATCAGGCGAGAGACCATATCCTGAAGAAAGATCTGATCGGGTTTGACGGGTAAGTGACACAATATCGTACCATGTCACATGAAATAAGCCCTTAATCAACACCCACTGTTCACGTTAAAGCGTTCTGCTAACACGGAGCAGGTGACCTTCAGGCCCCTGTTTATTGTTACCAAGTGATTAAACCCTCTTAACAGCGCCTATAATTTCTGCTTTCGCAGCCGACTGTACGATCCGGCGCTTTACGTTACAGCACACATTGTtcgtttcttttcttcctgtacAGTGTGATTTGTGTTGGTGGAGACGGGATGTTCAGCGAGCTGTTGCATGGCGTGATTGGACGAACCCAGCAGGAAGCGGGGATTTCTGAACATGACCCGTCTGCGATGCTGCAGCCATGTGACCTTCACATCGGCATCATACCAGCAGGTTTGTAATCGGATTGTTAGAAACGACTGTGGGCAAAGCCGAAAGGATATAAAACCgacgtgtgtgtgattttatatcTCTTGTACAACAGAAATTTGGAAACACTTACAATTTTTGGTTGTTACAATTACATTGAAAGAcatatactttttatccatttatagttgctTTTAACGTTGTGGAACATCCGTGAAACGAGTCACTCTTGTTCCAAGTTAAACTATTCTTCCCTCACtagactttttctttcttctgttttgagattcataagacaaaacaaatgCAGCTTTTCATGTTTTCCAAGGAACTGCAAATCCCTGTCTTGAAGACTTGCCCATGTTAGAAAACATAAAGCAGCAGATTTTAACTCCTGACAGTTAACCTGCCGACACCAGAGACGCCCCCTCGACAAATGCTCAACGGAACGAGTACGCTAATTTTCTAtgtatttctcctttttttttttttttctttctccgcAGGCTCGACAGATTGCGTGTGTTTTGCGACTGTAGGTGTGAACGACCCAGTTACGTCAGCATTGCACATCGTTATCGGTAAGAGTTTTGAGAGCATGAAAATGTGCCACTTCACTTTAAAGGTGCAATAGTTGATTGATCGattgattgtatttattttctcctaGTAACCTGGAAGATGATCTGAATTtcatgtcttaaaaaaaaatcaaataaaatatggaCTATAAAAGTGGACTAATCTGTACATAATGCCCCTTTAAATAAGCCACATTATTTAATATAGGAGGGCAGTTATTATGggaaaatgttttcattatgCATCACCTCAGCATCACCGGTGTATCAGTGTTttcatagtaaataaataaagcaggttTGTTCTGATAACCATAAGGAGTGCCCTTGACGCTTCGGACGCAGAGATTTAATGTTAGAAGCCAAACTGTTTGTTTCCAGGAGACTCTCAGCCTCTGGACGTCTGTTCTGTCCATCATCGTTCCACGCTGGCGCGTTACTCCGTCTCGCTGGTAGGCTACGGTTTCTATGGTGACGTGCTGGCTGAAAGCGAGAGGCACCGCTGGATGGGACCTCTCAGATACGACTACTCCGGTGAATTCATGACGTATATAAGCTAGAGATGTCTGACTATTATTGCTGTCTATATTCTACTACATCACAAGttttaaaacaacattattttcttccactctctctctctctctctctctctctctctctctctctccatccctgtGTGTCCTCTCTGTTTAGGTTGTTTAGTGTACCTGTGCAACAGGAGCTATCAGGGAATAGTGCAGTATCTACCTGTGGACTCCCAAATCACCAGCCCCAGAGACAACAGTCGCTGCCTCTCAGggtaaaggcaaaaaaaaaaaaaatcctcagtATTGAATCTTCTAGGCATGATATCGTCTTAATATCGTCGGTCTGTACAGAAAGCCGCAATACATTATACTGGTTTCGGGTATTCAGCAAGCATTGGGTCGTAACACACGGTCTGGATTATGACTTTCGTAATGGTCACCTCCAGCTAACATCTGCCGAATCGCTGACTGCCGCTTTAATGTAAAAGAGGCCAGGTTACAGTGTACAAAGCTCAAATAAATTGCTTTTATAATAGAGACATCACTCAAAATAACTACGGAgtattattattgaaaaaaaaaaatatattactgcAAATTAAATGAAGCTGTGGAAActcaaaaaaaagtgtatattaAGTTCCTTTGTTAGACCCCACACGATCTACGTCCATTAGAGCTACCGTTAAAAACGTACAAAGCGCAGGAGGCTAAAGAAGGCTTTGTCGTGTTGCATGCGTCATCACCGCACTAATGGCCTGAGCTCTCGCACGCCGTTGCTACTcgaacggagcggcgtccccgAGTCCTCAGTACTCGGCTAATGCGATCCCTGAGGAAACGAGAGCAAGAGCCACTTTGCTGAAGTAAACCTGCTGATGATTACACACGTGCGTAAAGAAGGCGAATTGTACACACGAGTAGAAACAGATTataatttactgtttgtttagtCCGATGCCAGCCTGTTCCACCTGTTCCACCTGTATGTCTACCTGTAAACGTAACCATGTGCATTGTAGGTGCAAAGTATGCTCGGAGAGCACCGAGAGGCTGTTCCATCGCTCGGAGAGCTGCAGCTCTTTGTACAGCAGGCAACTCGGCCAGTACAGCATCGAGTCAGAGGGTAAGACGAGTCACCCAAAACAAACGATATAAAGGTAGAAGAACCGCAACCGCCGTCACGTTATAAATCCACTCTCATCATCTCGCGGCAGTTTTCCACTACATACTGAAAACAAGACCTAGACCAGTGATGCGTCTGTGGAACTTCGGCTCGATCGCGGTAGATAACTGTAGTctatatacacaaacaacaaGTTTATATTCCAGGCGGTGGGAAAAAATGTATCAACAGCTTTGTGAGAGAGGTTTTGAACTTCTTACGAAGAAGAATCCGTATTAAAAGTAAGCAAACGAagaagcaaaagaaaataacgTCAAATAACGActactaataaaatattattacttttttttatcggTAACCTTCTTGAATGTAGACCATGTAGCTGAAATCCACCCTGGTGGCAGGTAATAAAAAGCCCCCAGTACTGAAATGCGGGTGTAGAAGAACATGAAGAGcctttaaatgtaaaaagatcTAAGATGATATGATTTATCATGAGTGGCTTTGTGAACACTCGACCAGGGACTGTGTGTACGTTTAGTCTTTTATCTGTTGACTTTAGATTGGACATTAAGTTCAAGCAGGATTTGTTCAGAAAATTCCatattgcatgaaaatgaaataGATGTTTTTTTAGCTCCCTTGTGTTCTCTGACGGCACAGTAAGGACTGACTGTAGGCAGATAAAAAAAGCAGCAAGAAACAAGCAGAATTTTATGACTAGCTGGTGTTTTCTCATGGTTTGCCCTCAGGCGAGTGGGTAAGTGTTGAGGGCAGATTCAGGTGCGTGTATCTCACATGCATGTCCAGCTCGTGCCCACGGAGCCCCAAAGGTCTCTCTCCTTCTGCGCACCTGGCCGACGGGACCGGGGACCTCATCCTGGTCAGGAACACCAATCCCCTGGGCTTCCTCACGTACCTGCACAGGCACACCACCACGCAGGATCAGGTGAAGGCGGCGGCGTTCTGTAGTTCATTAACTCTGAAAGTTAACAGTTGCTTTATTTTTAGTTCCGTTCTGGCTTAGAATTCCTGACCTCTGTTTTTTAACGTGGTTTCAATTCGTTTCCTCCTCGTTTAATtccatatgtatgtatgtatagaatatttttgtgtgtaaagaAAATCCATTCTGTATAAAAGAAATTTGAAcgcataataataaacagtaaggAATATCATTTTGCGGTCACTAACTCTATAAAACCCCGTGGTTTCAGTTTGACCTGCCGTTTGTCGAAGTGCACCGCGTCAGGGCAGCGCGCTTTTGCTTTTCTCCCGGTGAGGAGGAGGACGATGAAGACCACCTAAAAGAAAGCCATAACATCACAGCAGGTGCACTCGGCGATCCCGAGACGGCACGCGAAGGAGACGAGGAGTCCGGCAGGCTCGGCTCTCAGCAATGCCTCGCGGGAAAGCAAAGGGACCAGGGAATAAAGGAGGACGGAAGGAAGAAGAGAGATTATCTGTGTGGGCTGTGCTCTAATAAGCAGTCTGCTGCGTCCGTGTGGAACTGCGACGGAGAGATTCTGCCATACAACGAAATCTCATGCAGGCAAGGGTTCATATACTAAGAGCTAAGAGCAGTTCAGCCATTAAATCATGCACGTGTCTCCGTTTCCTTCCATTGGTTCCCATCTCTATTCATTACTATATTTCCTAACTTGTATTTTTCatggcttttctttttttttctccttcttcttcttctttcctgttCCCAGAGTACACGGTCAGCTGGTGCGTTTGTTTGCCAGAGGCATCGAGGACGACGCAGGCTCCGGGAAATACCGTGAGGGAAACAGGAATTGCAAAGGGAGATGTTTTTTACACAGTTAATATTAACCAGAGAAACGTTTATGCTAAGAATAAATAACGAATTAACCAACACGTGATTTCATACTTTTcat includes the following:
- the zgc:158263 gene encoding ceramide kinase family protein, which codes for METESVRMESSVWLGNKRQRALLSGWRFSWTELDKKNRDKTTVSVPVSEVVAVQEGQVEILPQKKVKDTERDFTLFYVKRSKTSGGKGPLWSLGRSQFSCPSRDLRDQWVTQLRIALKTHCPSRPHRLLVFINPYGGKKKAQQIYHSTVAPLFELAGISSHVVVTERANQARDHILKKDLIGFDGVICVGGDGMFSELLHGVIGRTQQEAGISEHDPSAMLQPCDLHIGIIPAGSTDCVCFATVGVNDPVTSALHIVIGDSQPLDVCSVHHRSTLARYSVSLVGYGFYGDVLAESERHRWMGPLRYDYSGCLVYLCNRSYQGIVQYLPVDSQITSPRDNSRCLSGCKVCSESTERLFHRSESCSSLYSRQLGQYSIESEGEWVSVEGRFRCVYLTCMSSSCPRSPKGLSPSAHLADGTGDLILVRNTNPLGFLTYLHRHTTTQDQFDLPFVEVHRVRAARFCFSPGEEEDDEDHLKESHNITAGALGDPETAREGDEESGRLGSQQCLAGKQRDQGIKEDGRKKRDYLCGLCSNKQSAASVWNCDGEILPYNEISCRVHGQLVRLFARGIEDDAGSGKYREGNRNCKGRCFLHS